TCTCCTGGATCTACTCGTTGGTGTGGGTGGTTCCTCCGCTTTTCGGGTGGAGCCAGTATGGCCCCGAGGGTCCCGGTACGACCTGCAGCGTCAACTGGaccacaaaaacagcaaacaacgTGTCCTACatagtctgtcttttttttttctgcctcatTCTTCCGTTTGTAGTGATCGTGTACAGCTACGGAAAACTGCTGCATGCCATCAAGCAGGTGagatttctttaaaattatGATTGTAAAACTAGAcgattattaatatttaatatgcatgTACTTATCTTTTACATGAATTGGACTGCAGTAGATCATAAATGTTTGTTACAGATGAAAACAAAGACGCACATTTAGAGTCGTTAAGTGTAAAGGGCAGATTGCAATAACCCAGGATCACCAccagagggagacagagtgactgaaaagtaaattaaaaaaacagcagcaattaaAGCTGATCTAAATAGAGCCACAAAAGCAGCAGGTCAAAGTTCAACCCATATCTGACCTGCTGGCAGCGAAGTGAATACAGAGGAAGACTTGAACATGGTCTCATTATTGCACTGCGCTCTCTCGTGTCCTGTGGCCTGTGATGGTGGACTACAGAATACAGGAGGAGGATGAGTGCTGAAGCTGATGGATCTGAAAGCTGGTGATTTATTTCATGTTACAGAAGGAGACCGGGAGAGAAATCCAGACCtgtgtgtttcctgtctgtTAGAAAACTCTATCATTACAGCTTTGAGCTCCACATCCTCACAGCGTCTCCGACAAGACAGACCACGGAGcatttgtagtgtttcagcATCGTCATAGTTTAATCCCTCAAGTTAACGGCTCTCGGAGGAGCTTCTGTGGGAGTTCACTTTGGACTTTAGACAGATGTTCCCTCAACAAACAGAACTTTTCTGATCTTTTTCATCTTCATCACAAGAAACTATAAAGTTAAAGGACAAGATGTTTTCATGTCTCATGATTTGTGTTTGTCTTCCAGTTTCTCACCAACCGACGAGTTCCTGCAGTTTACAGAATATTTAGTACTACAGAGAACTTTTTCCTGAAAAGCTCGTCTCTCTTCTGTAATCCTGCTCAAGTGGTttaatacttattttttttctgtcctgattattattattattattattattattattattattattattattattattattattattattattatgtttgctGGTCAGTttgctttgctgtttttttggcCTTTTCTTCTTCAGCTTGTGTTTAAGATTCATTCAGATGTCAGCAGTTTTCCACAGTGATGTACATGAAGCTCTCCTCGTCTCTGATTGCCTCGAGTCTCAGCTCTTTATTTTCCCCATAAAGATTTCTTCCTTCATTCAGAACTAAAAGGCTGAAAGCAATGAAATCTCCACGTGACGTTGCTGATGATGTTGTTTTTCCGTCTCCCTCAGAGATCTCACCCTTAATTGGAAGTGCAGTCACAGCTGAGGCACAAACACAAGATCcagatgttcacacacacacacacacacacacacacacacacacacacacacacacacacacacacacacacacacacacacacacacacacacacacagacacacacacacacacacacacacacacacacacacacacacacacacacacacacacacacacacacacacacacacacacacacacacacacacattgccagTCTCTCAGCttcctgtgtgttttgttttaaccaTAAGCACAGATGAGGAGagaactgacagacagacagacagacagacagacagacagacagacagacagacagacagacagacagacagacagattgggTTCTTAACAACAGGGTGCCAATTAATTCCATGTCCATCAAGAGACATCATGTTAAGTCTCACATCAACACTTCAGATAACAACATTACAGCatagagagagattttattgaCACGTTACAAGAAAATAACGTGGCAATTAAAAGTTATCTTAGACTTTATATTTGAGACCTTTAGAAATCAGAGTAAAGCATCAGAGACGGAGGAGTGAAGGAGTGCAGACGCGactctatataaatatttccaACAATATCAGGTTTTTACTGAAACTTTATAAATTCAGAGTTAATGAAATGATTAACTCGACAgagctgctgagttctggactcttCTCTCTAACagagcaggtttatattaatacactcGCTCTGATCATttagcgtttctatagcaaccgcTCATTCACAGTTAGCCACTTAAACAGGTTTAAAATTGTTTCCTATGAACAGATGTTTAATTAACTGAtaatttatggaaggagtctccagcgtcagcGTTTGAGGATCGGCTCATGCTTCCTGTGTGATGTTCCTCACTCTGTCTTGTTTACTTCTGTTTAATGTGTATCATCTGTCCTGGTGATGAAGGTGACGAGGATCCACACGGCGCTGAGTCGTAAGCGTGAACAGCGCGTTCTCCTCCTGGTGGTCACAATGGTGGTGTGTTATCTGCTGTGCTGGCTGCCGTACGGTATCATGGCGCTCGTGGTGACGTTCGGAGAACCCGGAGTGGTCACGCCCGAGGCCAGCATCGCGCCGTCTCTGTTAGCCAAAACGAGCACCGTGATCAACCCCATCATCTACATCTTCATGAACAAGCAGGTGAGGGCCATCACCCTCACACCACCTTCTACATCACATccctgagtgtgtttctgttatAAACGCTGCACATGGACGTTTCCCAGAGTTCCTAATCACACTGACTTCTGTGTTCAGATTCTTCCAGTCTTTATTGTATGTGTTAACCTTTAAATACGAATCATACGTCTCTAAACGAGAAGATCTCTACACAGCAAGCACGTAAGACTTTACGTTCTCTTTACTGACTCTTTCACAGAGATCAGGTTCTTCTTTCACAGTTTTATAGGAACTTCGGTCACATGAAAACTTTCCCACAGAAACGCTCCTGGATTTACGATCAGATTTTAATGGCTGACGTTCGgctgaaaacaacaacatcagcaGCTTTGAGAGTTTCCCAAACGGTTTCTGGTCCTGGGAGCTCTgggaaaatgtgtgtgatgattatttactgtttaatgatgtaaatgtttatgtacTTTAAATGTAACTACGCTGTtgtaatatatttatctatatttaataaatacaattaaacaaTTCTTCACCCTGTAATTTTCCCCCTGAATGTGAGTTTCCTCAAACAGACGAGTGAAAGCGTCCTCACGTCCTGTGCCGTAGCTCCGCCGAGGACACTGAGACGTTTGTCTGAAGTCTACGTGGACGTCCACTGTATGGCGTTTTCAGTCTTCAATTCCTCCCAGCCCGTAACCATGGTAACTGTGAGTTGAGGCGAGTTGAAGACTTAAAGTGCTGTACAGATTCCAGTATCAGCTTCTGTGCTTTACAgataaagatgaaatgaaacgAGGAAGAAAAAACATACAGATTTTTACCTTTTATAAGAAAGAACTGGTGAGAAACTCAGGAGCCTGGAGGTGACGTGGTGTCTGTAATCACACAGATGTTTCTCCATCATGTCCATTAAAGCTTCCTGGGAGAAAAGTTCTggtctctctccatcttctgCAATGTtaaattagtttatattaagaagaagaatgtAGACGTCTGATCAAAAGGTGAAACTTATTCTGGATCTGGATTTTCTCCtggattacatttatattattctgagttatacatcacacacacacacacacacacacacacacacacacacacacacacacacacacacacatccagagaaacacacacacacacacacacacacacatccagagaaacacacacacacacatccagagaaacacacacacacacacacacacacacacacacacacacacacaaacatccagagaaacacacacacacacacacacacaaacacacaaacatccagagaaacacacacacacacaaacatacagagacacacacacacaaacatacacacacaaacatacagacacacacacacatgcaaacacacacaaacatacagacaaacacacacacacatgcagacacacacacacacacacacatgcagacacacacacacagacaaacacacacgcatacaaacatacagacaaacacacacatacaaacatacagacaaacacacacacacacatgcagacacacacacagacaaacacacacatacaaacatacagacaaacacacacatgcagacacacacacacagacaaacacacacacatacaaacatacagacaaacacacacgcacacatgcagacacacacagacaaacacacacacatacaaacatacagacaaacaaacacacacacatacaaacatacagacaaacacacacacacatgcagacacacacacagacaaacacacacacatacaaacatacagacaaacacacacatacagacaaacacacactcaaacacacacatagaatgtgttttggttttttgtgtgtcatGAGGAAATGTAACTACACGTATACCAACATATACATGGGCTCTTGGTGTTTACTAAAGTTCACAtgacattttaatatcatgtttatttaattatttactttttacctTTAGCGCATTGATGCTGAAAAGATTTGCAGTTTTCTGATGGAACATTGAGCtgcatgtgttcatgtgttaaaGCTGAAAAGTTTCTGCAACGtgctgatcattttattttggtTCCTGACTTTCTGTTCCACATAAACCTGCACTTTAACTCCTcagtattgtttgttttgtgtcagtTCTACAGGTGCTTCAGAGATCTGCTCCTTTGCTCGTCTTCAGATCGAGCATCAAACTATGGAACCTCCTCCAAGGTCACAAAATCTCTCAGGAACGTTAGACGAGCCAACGCTCCCGATACCACACTGAACCCAGACGCCGTCTGCAGTCCAGACAACCACAAGAGCGTCTCACAGCCTGACACCTGTTCTCCTGCAGGTCCCGTGAAGCCTGTCGTCTCTCTGGTCGTCTACTACCACGAATGAGGAGACAGACAAAGATCCAATAAAACTGTTAGAAACACACCTGATGTTCATTACgttcttttccacatttgccACTAGAGGGAGACTCTGAAGCGTCTAACTTTATTTTGACGTCACTTTAAGTTCCTCCAGGTCCCAGAGTGTCAGGTTCAGTTCTTCACTTCACATCTACAGCTCTAAGGGTCTATCTATAGAACTGCTTTCatgcattaaatattaaaaaataaaaa
This genomic stretch from Tachysurus fulvidraco isolate hzauxx_2018 chromosome 25, HZAU_PFXX_2.0, whole genome shotgun sequence harbors:
- the tmtopsb gene encoding teleost multiple tissue opsin b, which gives rise to MDNSSEIITSNLSWSCASCARASGGHAPSERDLSPAGHVVVAVCLGFIGTFGFVNNAIVLLLFCRHKPLRSPINCMLVSISVSDLLVCVLGTPFSFAASARGRWLIGARGCVWYGFINSFLGIVSLISLAALSYERYCTMMGAMQANITRYKKVFLGITFSWIYSLVWVVPPLFGWSQYGPEGPGTTCSVNWTTKTANNVSYIVCLFFFCLILPFVVIVYSYGKLLHAIKQVTRIHTALSRKREQRVLLLVVTMVVCYLLCWLPYGIMALVVTFGEPGVVTPEASIAPSLLAKTSTVINPIIYIFMNKQFYRCFRDLLLCSSSDRASNYGTSSKVTKSLRNVRRANAPDTTLNPDAVCSPDNHKSVSQPDTCSPAGPVKPVVSLVVYYHE